One Faecalicatena sp. Marseille-Q4148 DNA window includes the following coding sequences:
- a CDS encoding DUF4405 domain-containing protein, translating to MDTGRRRCYLKAKMKIKMGIDFLMTVLLFLLMSYQITGQELHEWFGTGMLVLFLLHNIRNIRWYGSLFKGKYTLLRTMQTLINISILISMLCLGFSGIVLSRHIFAGLPIQGPMATARTMHLAASYWGFVLMSIHLGFHWSMVLGLFRRLCNRKKTPAAFVWLMCFIAIFIAGYGAYCFHKENILSYMFLKQEFVFFDFEQSAVSVFAGYITMMGLWVFIGFYIVKGLRKITSQSRRKE from the coding sequence AGGAAGGAGGAGATGCTATTTGAAGGCAAAAATGAAAATTAAAATGGGAATTGACTTCCTGATGACAGTGCTGCTGTTTCTTCTAATGTCCTATCAAATTACTGGGCAGGAACTTCATGAGTGGTTTGGAACAGGGATGCTTGTACTGTTTTTGCTACATAACATTCGGAACATCCGGTGGTATGGTAGCCTGTTCAAAGGGAAATATACCCTGCTGCGGACAATGCAGACACTCATCAATATCAGTATCCTTATCTCTATGCTGTGTTTGGGGTTCAGTGGAATTGTGTTGTCCCGTCACATTTTTGCGGGATTACCCATTCAAGGACCGATGGCAACAGCGAGAACCATGCACCTGGCGGCATCTTATTGGGGATTTGTGCTGATGAGTATTCATTTAGGATTTCATTGGAGCATGGTTCTTGGACTGTTCCGCAGACTTTGTAACAGAAAGAAAACCCCTGCTGCATTTGTATGGCTGATGTGTTTTATAGCAATTTTTATTGCGGGGTATGGAGCGTACTGTTTCCATAAGGAAAATATTCTCTCCTATATGTTCCTTAAACAGGAGTTTGTGTTTTTTGATTTTGAACAGAGTGCAGTTTCTGTATTTGCAGGGTATATCACCATGATGGGACTATGGGTCTTTATCGGCTTTTACATAGTGAAAGGACTCAGAAAGATAACCTCACAGAGCAGAAGAAAAGAATAA
- a CDS encoding MATE family efflux transporter: protein MNQQTTLFSNEKLMAMIIPLFLEQLLIMLVGMADTLVVSYAGEAAVSGVSLVNQFNTIFIYLFTALASGGAVVISQYIGRKKNDDAGESASQLLSFSTIFSILIAVIVLIGNEGMLRLMFGKVEDSVMHSCITYLRISAYSYPALAVYNAGAALFRSIGKTSVTMYLSVISNIINVIGNLIGVFVLRAGVAGVAYPSLIARTFSAVMITVLCFQRKNEVFYRCKWIFRWNVDFMKQILKIAIPNGMENGVFQLVKVALSGIVALFGTYQIAANGVAQSIWSLAALAGVAVGPVFITVIGQCMGNGDADAAEHYFKRLTRITLLISSAWNLLIFLLTPFFMKFYALQPETKRLVIWLVLIHNVFNAAAYPFSGALSNGLRAAGDVKFTMYVSVISTIAVRLLLSWLLGIVLKMGVIGIAIAMVCDWSIRAVIFFWRQKSGKWKTFQVI from the coding sequence ATGAATCAGCAAACAACTCTGTTTTCAAACGAGAAGTTGATGGCTATGATTATTCCCCTGTTTTTAGAGCAGCTGTTGATAATGCTTGTAGGGATGGCGGACACACTGGTGGTCAGCTACGCAGGAGAAGCGGCAGTATCCGGTGTTTCACTGGTAAATCAGTTCAATACTATTTTTATTTATCTGTTTACAGCATTGGCATCTGGAGGGGCGGTTGTGATCAGCCAGTATATTGGTAGAAAGAAAAATGATGACGCTGGAGAATCCGCCAGCCAGCTTCTATCATTCTCTACGATTTTTTCCATACTGATTGCAGTGATAGTTCTGATTGGAAATGAAGGGATGCTTCGTCTGATGTTCGGTAAAGTGGAAGATTCTGTGATGCACTCTTGTATTACATACCTTAGGATTTCTGCATATTCCTATCCGGCATTGGCGGTTTACAATGCTGGCGCTGCCCTTTTTCGCAGTATTGGAAAAACCAGTGTGACCATGTATTTGTCGGTAATTTCCAATATCATCAATGTTATTGGAAATCTCATTGGTGTATTTGTTTTGCGTGCAGGTGTTGCAGGTGTTGCATACCCTTCACTGATCGCTCGGACATTTTCAGCCGTGATGATTACAGTACTTTGTTTTCAGAGAAAAAATGAAGTGTTCTATCGCTGCAAGTGGATTTTTCGGTGGAATGTGGATTTCATGAAACAAATTCTAAAAATTGCTATTCCAAATGGGATGGAAAACGGTGTGTTCCAGTTAGTCAAAGTAGCATTAAGCGGTATCGTTGCACTTTTTGGAACATATCAGATTGCTGCAAATGGTGTTGCACAAAGTATCTGGTCGTTGGCTGCGCTGGCGGGAGTCGCTGTGGGTCCCGTATTTATAACGGTCATTGGACAGTGTATGGGAAATGGGGATGCAGATGCTGCGGAGCATTATTTTAAGAGATTGACAAGAATCACATTGCTGATTTCATCGGCATGGAATCTTTTGATTTTTCTTCTGACTCCATTCTTTATGAAATTTTATGCTTTGCAGCCGGAGACCAAACGGCTTGTGATCTGGCTGGTTTTAATCCATAACGTGTTTAATGCAGCAGCATATCCCTTTTCCGGTGCGCTTAGTAATGGGCTGCGTGCAGCGGGTGATGTGAAATTTACCATGTATGTTTCGGTTATATCTACAATAGCAGTGCGTCTGCTTTTATCATGGCTCTTGGGAATTGTTTTGAAAATGGGCGTGATCGGGATTGCTATTGCAATGGTTTGTGACTGGAGCATTCGGGCGGTCATTTTCTTCTGGAGGCAGAAGTCCGGAAAATGGAAAACATTTCAGGTGATATAG
- a CDS encoding flavodoxin (An electron-transfer protein; flavodoxin binds one FMN molecule, which serves as a redox-active prosthetic group): MSKKILVAYFSASGVTAKAAWKLSEAAGADLYEIKPKVPYSSADLDWINKKSRSSVEMNDPIFRPEIAGKLEGMDQYDLVFVGFPIWWYVAPTIINTFLESYDFSGKTIVPFATSGGSGMGNTNEKLAPSCPGAILKKGKMLNGLLSQEELKAWVKSL, from the coding sequence ATGAGCAAGAAAATTTTGGTAGCCTATTTTTCAGCAAGCGGTGTGACTGCAAAGGCTGCGTGGAAACTTTCGGAAGCGGCAGGCGCAGACCTGTATGAGATTAAGCCAAAGGTGCCATATAGCAGTGCCGATCTGGACTGGATAAATAAAAAAAGCCGCAGCAGTGTGGAGATGAACGATCCGATATTCCGTCCTGAAATTGCCGGGAAACTGGAAGGTATGGATCAGTATGATCTGGTGTTTGTCGGATTTCCTATCTGGTGGTATGTTGCACCGACGATTATTAACACTTTTTTGGAGAGTTATGATTTCTCAGGCAAAACCATCGTTCCTTTTGCTACTTCTGGCGGCAGCGGCATGGGAAACACAAATGAAAAACTTGCACCGAGCTGTCCTGGCGCTATCCTGAAGAAAGGAAAAATGCTGAATGGCTTGTTGTCTCAGGAAGAATTGAAAGCATGGGTAAAAAGTCTGTGA
- a CDS encoding flavodoxin, translated as MGKKSVRRWNVGFFLLLMMCFFAACGSQKSSDLSMSETNSTENATESKSVDNIDGQQISEENRILIAYFTWSENVADTSGVDATASASVQPPGNVAQMAAWIQQEVGGELFSIKVEEPYPADYDACLERAADEKAENARPKLTEKVSDISEYDTVFLGYPNWWYSAPMAVFSFLEENNLSGKKVVLFCSHGTGGLASSVKDISDVLSNSQIESNVLGVYRDDISQSQKTIQNWLDEIGY; from the coding sequence ATGGGTAAAAAGTCTGTGAGAAGGTGGAATGTCGGATTTTTTCTGCTTCTCATGATGTGTTTCTTTGCCGCTTGTGGTTCGCAAAAATCCAGCGATCTTTCAATGTCGGAAACAAACTCAACAGAAAATGCGACAGAATCAAAATCTGTTGACAACATAGATGGACAGCAGATTTCGGAAGAAAACAGAATACTGATTGCTTATTTTACATGGTCAGAAAATGTTGCAGACACTTCAGGAGTTGATGCCACTGCATCAGCCAGTGTACAGCCTCCGGGAAATGTTGCGCAGATGGCAGCATGGATTCAGCAGGAAGTTGGAGGAGAACTGTTTTCAATCAAGGTGGAAGAACCATATCCGGCAGATTATGATGCTTGTCTTGAACGGGCGGCGGATGAAAAAGCGGAAAATGCAAGACCAAAGCTGACGGAAAAGGTTTCTGATATTTCAGAGTACGATACGGTGTTTTTAGGCTACCCAAACTGGTGGTACAGCGCACCGATGGCTGTTTTTTCTTTCCTGGAAGAAAATAATCTTAGCGGAAAGAAGGTTGTGCTGTTCTGCTCCCATGGAACGGGAGGCCTTGCGTCAAGCGTGAAAGATATTTCTGACGTACTTTCAAATAGTCAGATTGAAAGTAATGTGCTGGGTGTGTACCGTGATGATATATCACAGTCGCAGAAAACAATACAAAATTGGTTGGATGAAATCGGCTATTAA
- a CDS encoding aldo/keto reductase yields the protein MQYRKLPRGTEQISVLGIGTSSIQASSEKEIEKIITVAMENGINYFDMASSEAKPFAAYGRAIKGMRDKAYFQIHFGANYETGMYGWTTNLDTIKRSIDWQLKALQTDYIDFGFLHCIDESADLHEVERSGIIHYMEELKKAGVIRHIGLSSHTPLLVNEVLDMGVLDMLMFSINPAYDYAGGTEPNYAKDSYAVGSVAERMNLYRRCEAEGVGISVMKAFSGGQLLKAETSPFGKALTEYQCIQYALDKPGVLTVLPGVRNMDDLKRILGFLDAAPEERDYSVIGSFAPQDASGKCVYCNHCQPCPMGLDVGLINKYYDLSRTGDVLAKSHYENLTVKADACVGCGHCNKRCPFHVDQVARMQEILDYFNS from the coding sequence ATGCAATACCGAAAACTGCCGAGGGGAACGGAACAGATCAGCGTTCTTGGAATCGGTACCAGTTCCATTCAGGCATCAAGTGAAAAAGAAATCGAAAAAATAATAACTGTCGCTATGGAAAATGGAATTAACTATTTTGATATGGCTTCGTCGGAAGCAAAACCCTTTGCCGCCTATGGGCGGGCTATAAAAGGGATGCGAGATAAAGCATATTTCCAGATTCATTTTGGAGCAAATTATGAAACAGGAATGTATGGCTGGACAACGAACCTGGATACCATCAAACGTTCTATTGACTGGCAGCTAAAAGCGCTGCAAACCGATTATATTGACTTTGGCTTCCTTCATTGCATTGATGAATCAGCGGATCTGCATGAAGTGGAAAGAAGTGGAATCATTCACTATATGGAAGAACTGAAAAAGGCTGGCGTGATTAGGCACATCGGTCTTTCTTCCCATACGCCGCTGCTTGTGAACGAAGTGCTTGATATGGGGGTTTTGGATATGCTGATGTTTAGTATCAATCCTGCTTATGACTATGCGGGCGGCACCGAACCAAATTATGCGAAAGACAGTTATGCAGTTGGCAGTGTGGCAGAAAGAATGAATCTGTATCGCCGCTGCGAAGCAGAGGGGGTAGGGATTTCCGTGATGAAAGCATTTAGCGGAGGGCAGCTGTTAAAAGCGGAAACCTCGCCGTTTGGGAAAGCGCTGACGGAGTATCAGTGTATTCAGTATGCTTTGGATAAACCGGGTGTTCTGACTGTGCTTCCCGGTGTTCGTAATATGGATGATCTTAAGAGGATTCTTGGATTCTTAGATGCCGCACCGGAAGAAAGAGATTATTCAGTCATTGGCTCTTTTGCACCACAGGATGCATCGGGGAAATGTGTCTATTGCAATCATTGTCAGCCTTGTCCTATGGGGCTGGATGTGGGGCTGATCAACAAATACTATGATCTTTCCAGAACTGGCGATGTATTGGCAAAAAGTCATTATGAAAATCTTACAGTCAAGGCTGATGCCTGTGTTGGATGCGGGCATTGTAACAAACGCTGCCCGTTCCATGTGGATCAGGTTGCAAGGATGCAAGAGATTTTAGACTATTTTAATTCTTGA
- a CDS encoding cupin domain-containing protein produces the protein MTEKGFKQIFPLGEKNDAYAQYFVGQSYLSMLTTERVGIANVTFEPGCRNNWHIHHKGGQILLCTAGRGYYQEWGKTAQEMKPGDVINIAPEVKHWHGAAPDSWFSHLAVEVPAEGSSNEWMEPVKEEEYSKLK, from the coding sequence ATGACAGAAAAAGGATTTAAACAGATATTCCCATTGGGTGAGAAAAATGATGCGTATGCACAATATTTTGTTGGACAGAGTTACCTGTCCATGCTGACAACGGAAAGAGTTGGAATTGCAAATGTAACCTTTGAGCCAGGATGCCGGAATAACTGGCATATTCATCACAAAGGCGGACAGATTTTGCTCTGCACTGCCGGACGTGGATATTATCAGGAGTGGGGAAAAACGGCTCAGGAGATGAAACCCGGTGATGTCATCAATATTGCGCCGGAAGTGAAGCATTGGCATGGTGCTGCTCCTGATAGCTGGTTTTCTCATTTGGCGGTAGAAGTTCCGGCAGAAGGAAGTTCCAATGAATGGATGGAGCCGGTGAAGGAAGAAGAATACAGTAAGCTAAAATAA
- a CDS encoding carboxymuconolactone decarboxylase family protein codes for MKKVTAGRDALGDFAPKFAELNDDVLFGEVWSREDKLPARDRSIVTVTALMASGVLDSSLAFHIGEAKKNGVTKEEMAEILTHAAFYAGWPKAWAAFRMAKEIYQD; via the coding sequence ATGAAAAAGGTAACAGCGGGCAGAGATGCCCTGGGTGATTTTGCACCAAAATTTGCGGAACTGAATGATGACGTGCTGTTTGGAGAAGTGTGGTCACGAGAAGATAAGCTGCCTGCAAGAGACAGAAGCATTGTCACAGTAACAGCACTTATGGCAAGTGGTGTTCTGGACAGTTCTCTTGCCTTTCATATAGGAGAAGCAAAAAAGAACGGTGTTACAAAAGAAGAAATGGCAGAAATTTTGACACACGCTGCCTTTTATGCTGGCTGGCCGAAGGCATGGGCAGCATTCCGCATGGCGAAAGAAATCTATCAGGACTAA